A window of Fusarium oxysporum Fo47 chromosome II, complete sequence genomic DNA:
TAGTTTCGAACAGCTTGGCACAGTTTGTTTGGCTGTGTCAACTGTGTCAAGATCATGCAAATGTTGTCTTTAGTCACACCCGGAGGGTTGGGCCCGGTTTAAGGTGGTAATGTTATTGAGCTCGACCAAGATAGGTAGTCTCGAAATTTCTTCAATATTCTTGATAGAGATAATTTTTGTCTCGTCAGTAGGGGTTAGGAGTGCGCTGAGATGTGATGGAAAAGTCAAGTTTGCCATGTTTAATAGACTAAAGGAGCTTAGGTGGCGAGGAATCAATCCATGAATGGAAGACGTGCTTTATCGTTATCAGAGGGGCTCTCACCTGTTAGAGGGGTTTTCAACACCACTGTTTGTGCCCCTCCATCAACAAAGCTTTGTGTCTGCCTCGCCTATGAAATGGTGGAATAGCGGGGGAGGGGCATGACATCTCAATTTTTACTTGCTGCACTTGTCCTGGTGAGGCGAAAAAAAAGTAAGAAAGGCCTAGTCTCTGCTTGCCTCATTTCAGGACACGCTCGAGTCGAGGGTATCACTCACTAATAAGGTACAGCACTATCTACCTAGTAAGGTAGTTGCTGTGGTGTATGTATCGTCGTGGCTGATGCTGGTGCCTTGCGTTTCTTTTTTAGTGGGGATGCTGTATCTGTTTTAAATCCCTGATATCCACTGTAAGGCAATTTGATTGCGTACAGGAGCTGTTGAATCTGGTGACAGAATCGCACAGAAATCTATCGTCGTTTCTAGGGTCTGCTAAGTCTAGTCAACTGTTCAACGTGACCACAGCATCCCAGCACAAACGAGATATTGCATTGGTTCAGTCTCACTAGATCTATAATGAATATAAAAAGTCGAAGCACATCTTTTTCGGTGGACGTTTTTAAACTCTTTTGAAGAAACGAAACTTCGCATCTTCTAGAAACAGCTTAAAGAAAAGAATCGAATCGCGACAGACATTCAAGTAGTGTATACTTGGTTTACATCATCGCTCTACACTGCAGGTCCACCACATCGTACATCGACCCGCAGGTACCGGATACAGTGTACTTCCCTGTAGCCACTGAACCATTGAAAATTTCAGTACAGTGCAGCCCATTGAGCGGGATCCCCCATTCGCTGCCCCTccaccaaaaaaaaaaattgaCCCAGCGCCAGCGGACCAACCCAGGCCATAAACAACCGCCGCccaaccaaaccaaaccaaaccaaaccaaccTTAGCCATTCATACCCTACCGAACTTTACTCTTCCCCTCCATATTCTTTCTATCTTATCCATTCTCACGATCCTCCCTCTATCTCCCGCCTTTTTGCGATcgctttccttcttctcttttgaGCTTTCCCGCGCATCGCTCAACTTTATATCCCCCTTCCTCTTTCTACCTTAATACCGTGTTTCGGGGCAAACCCCACCAGTCGAAATCATGAGTGTCGTTGGTAAGTGATGCACCCTGAGTACtcacttttttttctttgctgGCGGTGCTCGGCAATCGCTATTCCTCCCAAGGAACAACCCGACTTTGAACAACATCAAACTGACTGTTGACTTTCCTCTGTATAGGTATCGATTTCGGAACCCTCAAGACTGTCATCGCCGTTGCCCGAAACCGCGGTGTCGATGTTGTGCGTATACCCTCATAACCTCCCCCGCCATCTATCCCAGTCGACTGCCCTGCCCCTCCATACCTGCTTCGTCGTCGCTCCTACACTGCCGATGGGATGGATGGCCAACTCCAAGGACTCCCATAACTGACTTCGTTTGTCTTGTACAGGTCACCAATGAAGTttcaaaccgagcaactCCGTATGTTTATACCTCTTGTTTGACCCCGTTGCTTGTCGCGCGCGGTCCACGCCCCCCACCACCACCTTTATCAGACATATATACTGACAATTTTATTCTCTAGTTCCCTGGTAGGATTCGGACCCAAGTCTCGTTACCTCGGAGAGGCTGCCAAGACCCAGGAAatctccaacctcaagaacACTGTCAGCTCCCTCAAGCGTCTTGCTGGCCGACAATTCAACGACCCCGATATTCAGATTGAGCAGCAATATGTGACCGCTCCTCTGGCCGACTGCAATGGCCAGGTCGGTGCTGAGGTCAACTACCtgggcaagaaggagaagttcACTGCCACTCAGCTGGTTGCCATGTACTtgagcaagatcaagcagaCCGCCGGAGCCGAGCTCAAGCTGCCTGTTCAAGATGTCTGCCTGAGTGTGCCTCCTTGGTTCACTGATGTCCAGCGTCGTGCTCTTATCGACGCTGCCGAGATTGCTGGACTCCGTGTCCTCCGCCTCATCAACGACGGCACAGCCGCCGCTCTCGGCTGGGGTATTACAAAGCTCGACCTGCCTGCCCCTGAGGAGGCTCCCCGCCGTGTCTGCTTCGTCGATATCGGCCACAGCAGCTACACTGTCTCCATTGTCGAGTTCAAGAAGGGTGAGCTCGCTGTCAAGGCCACCACCTGGGACAAGGACTTCGGTGGTCGTGACTTCGACCGCGCTCTGGTTGACCACCTCGCCAAGGAGTTCAAGGGCAAATACAAGGTCGACATTATGACCCACGGCCGTGCTCTTGCCCGTACCATCGCCGCCGctgagaagacaaagaagattCTCTCTGCTAACCAGCAAGCTCCTGTCAACATTGAGTCTCTCATGAATGACATTGATGCTTCTGCCATGATCACTCGCCAGGAGTTCGAGGCCATGATCGAGCCTCTCCTTGCCAGAACCCACCTTCCCCTCGAGGAAGCCCTTGCCCAGGCTAAGCTCACCAAGGACGATATTGATGTTATTGAGGTCGTTGGTGGCGGCTCTCGTGTCCCCGCTCTCAAGGAGCGCATCCAGGAGTTCTTCGGCAAGCCTCTCTCATTTACCCTTAACGCCGACGAAGCTCTTGCACGTGGGTCTGCCTTCAGCTGTGCCATTCTctcccctgtcttccgtGTCCGAGACTTCTCCGTCCAGGACATCATCAGCTACCCCATCGAGTTCGCCTGGGAGAAGGCTCCCGATATTCCTGATGAGGACACCAGCCTGACTGTCTTCAACAAGGGCAACGTCATGCCCTCGACCAAGATCCTTACTTTCTACCGAAAACAGCCCTTCGATCTCGAGGCCCGATACGCCCAGCCTGAGCTGCTCCCCGGCAAGACTAACCCCTGGATCGGCCGTTTCTCTGTCAAGAACGTCAAGGCCGATGGTAAGGACGACTTCATGATTTGCAAACTCAAGGCCCGTGTCAACATCCACGGTGTCCTGAACGTCGAGACTGGTTACTAcgtcgaggaggaggaggttgaggaggaggttaACGAAGACCCCGATGTGAGTTTGTCCGAGCCGTATATGGCGTCCAATGATTTCCCCCCCGTCCATGATCAGGACTcggcctcttcatcgtccgCATCTGTTGGAGATGATAGCCGAGCATATCCTGCAAAGCGCCCGCGactcgacgatgaagaagaaaccgACTCGTCCCGTTCCGCTTTCGCTGTTCCAGAGCATTTAGAAGAATCGATTTATGAACCCCGATCGCTAACATCCGTTTCCCAAAAGGCCATGGAGACCGATAAGGATGCCCCCAAGAAGACCCGCAAGGTGAAGAAGCAGGTCCGCAAGGGTGACCTGCCCATCTCCACAGGCAGTGCCTCTCTTGACGACTCCACCAAGGCCAGccttctcgagaaggaggctgCCATGGTTATGGAGGACAAGCTTGTCGCCGATaccgaggagaagaagaacgagcTCGAGGCTTATATCTACGACCTCCGTGCCAAGCTCGACGAGCAGTACTCTGAGTTTGCCagcgaagaggagaagcagaccatcaaggccaagcttgaggCCACAGAGGTATGTTCACATGTTCATTGATAGCTCGAAGATTCACATACTAATAGCAATTCTAGGATTGGCTGTACGAGGAGGGTGATGATACCACAAAGGGTGTGTACGTTGCCAAGATTGACGAGATCCGCGCCATGGCTGGTCCCATTGTCCAGCGCCACTTTGAGAAAGTCGAGGCTGAACGACAAGCCGCTCTGGAGAAAGCCGAGGCCGAACGGGCTgcgaagaaggctgaggaggatgctCGCAAGGCTGCGGAGGCCGAGAAGGCCAACACAGACcaggagatgaaggatgCCGACGCTCCGCAACAGGAGACCGAGGGCTCTGCCGACCCCCAGTAAATTATGAATAAATGGATGGAATCTCGACACTGCGGATGCATGCTCGGTCGGCTCTGCGTGCGTGATGCTTGCATGATATGAGATGAATGACGCCTAAAAAGATTACGGATGTTGAAAAAAGAAAGGGCACCAGGTTtgggagaaggagaaatAGAACATGCGATATGGTTGCAAACAGCTTTGTTTGTTTTATTGGAAGAAAGGGGCCCGGATCATCATGACGGATATGTTACCCGAACGTTAGACCACTTTTTTACACTTTTAAGTTAGTAGTTAGGATCCATACACTCGAGTTtggttcagcttcttctgccaCTATTCAATTGTGTTATCGTGATGAGTTGGAAGCGATCGCCTGCCACGAAGACAATCCTTATGCCGGGGGCATACCGGACTGAATAGCAAGTGTCGTTCATCTAGTTCACACTCGTTACATAGCATCAGCAAACATAAGATTAAGTCATTTCAGCCCTCATTGGTAAAGAGCCCTACTCTATACGACTACGTTGCCTTGAGGGTGCGCCCCTTGCCCTTCAATTTCACGTCTCTTcaatcttttctttttgctgCCCGAAAATGCAAACCAGTACCGTACACAATTCCTTCAAACAAGTTGATGCAATTTCTTTTCCtattctcttctttttgaTATGCAATGTAGTTCTCGTACTGTTCTCCCCACAAAGGGAGCTGGCTACAACCTGATGTCCTGTCAGCATGTTATCGAAACATCGAGTTTCGCCTCCAGGACAGGATGCAACCAAGCTCCCGGCGCGGTTGTTGAGGTAGAAGCTTCACACCACCCATGTTCTTAACTTTTTGTAATCTTGGCTGCTTATGAAATGTCGAATAAgggcttgagcttgatgatgagctgcCACTCCTCGTTGCTGacctcctttctgtagtaTTCCTTGAGGGTGTCGATACTGGCTCGAGAGATCAAACTGTAAAGagtctcgtcttcttccaggTGTCGGCCATACATGGGCTGGTTGCCGCCCATCTCGATCTTGATAGCGACGGAAGGTTCCTTTCGCTTACACACAGGAATTTGCTTGTGCTCTCGCTCAATTGATGTACTATAAAACTGTTAATAGGGGGTCTCGTGGGAGGAGAGGATCTAGAGACTTACACTCTGCCCAGTTTGACGATCTCCTTGGCACCGGTTGTAGGATTATTCCTGACAGCGGCGACAGGACAGTTGATTCTGAGCTGACCCTCAGtgacatcaacaccaataACAATGGGGtcgttcttgttgaagaCCTTGACGGGCTTCAGGACACAGGGGAAGACAGCAAGCATCTTGgactcttccttcttcttctcgagttGCTCGTCCATATGCTT
This region includes:
- a CDS encoding heat shock protein 70 family produces the protein MSVVGIDFGTLKTVIAVARNRGVDVVTNEVSNRATPSLVGFGPKSRYLGEAAKTQEISNLKNTVSSLKRLAGRQFNDPDIQIEQQYVTAPLADCNGQVGAEVNYLGKKEKFTATQLVAMYLSKIKQTAGAELKLPVQDVCLSVPPWFTDVQRRALIDAAEIAGLRVLRLINDGTAAALGWGITKLDLPAPEEAPRRVCFVDIGHSSYTVSIVEFKKGELAVKATTWDKDFGGRDFDRALVDHLAKEFKGKYKVDIMTHGRALARTIAAAEKTKKILSANQQAPVNIESLMNDIDASAMITRQEFEAMIEPLLARTHLPLEEALAQAKLTKDDIDVIEVVGGGSRVPALKERIQEFFGKPLSFTLNADEALARGSAFSCAILSPVFRVRDFSVQDIISYPIEFAWEKAPDIPDEDTSLTVFNKGNVMPSTKILTFYRKQPFDLEARYAQPELLPGKTNPWIGRFSVKNVKADGKDDFMICKLKARVNIHGVLNVETGYYVEEEEVEEEVNEDPDVSLSEPYMASNDFPPVHDQDSASSSSASVGDDSRAYPAKRPRLDDEEETDSSRSAFAVPEHLEESIYEPRSLTSVSQKAMETDKDAPKKTRKVKKQVRKGDLPISTGSASLDDSTKASLLEKEAAMVMEDKLVADTEEKKNELEAYIYDLRAKLDEQYSEFASEEEKQTIKAKLEATEDWLYEEGDDTTKGVYVAKIDEIRAMAGPIVQRHFEKVEAERQAALEKAEAERAAKKAEEDARKAAEAEKANTDQEMKDADAPQQETEGSADPQ